One genomic region from Rosa rugosa chromosome 1, drRosRugo1.1, whole genome shotgun sequence encodes:
- the LOC133738712 gene encoding pseudo histidine-containing phosphotransfer protein 6, producing MLGLGVDRLRADMNRLLAMLFHQGVLDEQFLQLQQLQDESSPNFVSEVVNIYFQESEKLLRNLRALLMDREFSDYKKMGIHLNQFIGSSSSIGAKRLRNVCVAFRAASEQHNRAGCLRALELLEHDYCYLKNKLHELFQIEQQRVLAAGVRYPIQQIN from the exons ATGTTGGGGTTGGGTGTTGATCGGTTGCGAGCCGATATGAATCGGTTGCTCGCAATGCTCTTTCATCAG GGAGTATTGGATGAGCAATTCTTGCAACTGCAGCAGCTTCAAGACGAGAGCTCTCCGAACTTTGTTTCTGAAGTTGTCAACATCTACTTCCAAGAGTCGGAGAAGCTCTTGAGAAATCTCAGAGCGCTTCT GATGGATAGGGAGTTCTCGGACTACAAGAAAATGGGAATCCATTTGAATCAGTTCATCGGAAGCAGCTCAAGCATTGGTGCCAAGAGACTCAGAAACGTCTGCGTTGCTTTTCGAGCCGCTTCTGAACAACACAACCGTGCTGG GTGCTTGAGAGCTTTAGAGCTGCTGGAACATGACTATTGCTACCTCAAGAATAAACTGCACGAGTTATTCCAG ATAGAGCAGCAACGAGTGTTGGCAGCTGGGGTTCGGTACCCAATACAGCAGATCAATTAA
- the LOC133738722 gene encoding uncharacterized protein LOC133738722 isoform X2, which produces MGCDSKRRRREDVGDTTISSSKKQKLMPVTGLEQTQKVLCCGILQELIDHRLGSVAVRIPDSQEVRRPMDLSTVKSKLERDNYSSIDAFVADVRLTFQNALWYYPPGVKQRAMAKNLVDKDKEHRIKRGLDEGKGSASAITCAVNKDKEHRIKRLREQARKEILRVEEAARLKVENPLQDLQQLKLLCSGGIKQDSCYRVYRWLTLEKLGIYLKRDELEDVDEDEFRIGDWEEDGEQSPQTTK; this is translated from the exons ATGGGTTGCGATTCTAAAAGAAGGCGTAGAGAGGATGTGGGTGACACAACGATTTCATCATCCAAGAAGCAAAAGCTAATGCCGGTGACAGGTTTGGAGCAGACCCAAAAGGTTCTTTGTTGCGGCATCTTGCAGGAGCTTATTGATCACCGTCTTGGCTCTGTGGCTGTTCGAATCCCTGATTCTCAGGAGGTTCGAAGACCTATGGATCTGTCCACCGTCAAATCCAAGTTGGAGAGAGACAACTACTCCAGTATTGATGCCTTTGTGGCCGATGTCAGGCTTACCTTCCAAAACGCGTTATGGTATTACCCTCCTGGAGTTAAACAGCGTGCAATGGCCAAGAATCTTG TGGATAAAGATAAGGAACACCGAATCAAGCGCGGCCTTGACGAAGGGAAGGGTTCTGCTTCTGCTATCACTTGTGCAGTGAATAAAGATAAGGAGCACCGAATCAAGCGGCTAAGGGAACAGGCTCGTAAGGAAATTTTGAGGGTTGAAGAGGCTGCTCGCTTGAAAGTCGAGAATCCTTTACAAGATCTTCAACAACTCAAGTTGTTGTGCAGTGGTGGCATCAAACAGGATTCTTGTTACAGGGTTTATCGTTGGTTGACACTTGAGAAGTTGGGCATCTATTTGAAGAGGGATGAACTTGAAGATGTTGATGAGGATGAATTTCGCATTGGAGATTGGGAAGAAG ATGGAGAACAGAGTCCACAAACAACTAAATAG
- the LOC133738722 gene encoding uncharacterized protein LOC133738722 isoform X1: MGCDSKRRRREDVGDTTISSSKKQKLMPVTGLEQTQKVLCCGILQELIDHRLGSVAVRIPDSQEVRRPMDLSTVKSKLERDNYSSIDAFVADVRLTFQNALWYYPPGVKQRAMAKNLGQIFEAKWKLGFPETRSSSLKASCASLDRFVSPISPVSPLGLKQLNNNKREAKRSSRNLDEEKGSASAITSAVDKDKEHRIKRGLDEGKGSASAITCAVNKDKEHRIKRLREQARKEILRVEEAARLKVENPLQDLQQLKLLCSGGIKQDSCYRVYRWLTLEKLGIYLKRDELEDVDEDEFRIGDWEEDGEQSPQTTK, from the exons ATGGGTTGCGATTCTAAAAGAAGGCGTAGAGAGGATGTGGGTGACACAACGATTTCATCATCCAAGAAGCAAAAGCTAATGCCGGTGACAGGTTTGGAGCAGACCCAAAAGGTTCTTTGTTGCGGCATCTTGCAGGAGCTTATTGATCACCGTCTTGGCTCTGTGGCTGTTCGAATCCCTGATTCTCAGGAGGTTCGAAGACCTATGGATCTGTCCACCGTCAAATCCAAGTTGGAGAGAGACAACTACTCCAGTATTGATGCCTTTGTGGCCGATGTCAGGCTTACCTTCCAAAACGCGTTATGGTATTACCCTCCTGGAGTTAAACAGCGTGCAATGGCCAAGAATCTTGGTCAGATTTTTGAGGCTAAgtggaaattagggtttcctGAAACTAGGTCTTCAAGCTTGAAAGCTTCTTGTGCTAGTTTGGATAGGTTTGTGTCTCCTATTAGTCCAGTGAGTCCATTAGGTCTTAAACAACTTAACAACAACAAAAGAGAGGCCAAGAGGTCATCCAGAAACCTTGACGAAGAGAAGGGTTCTGCTTCTGCTATCACTTCTGCAGTGGATAAAGATAAGGAACACCGAATCAAGCGCGGCCTTGACGAAGGGAAGGGTTCTGCTTCTGCTATCACTTGTGCAGTGAATAAAGATAAGGAGCACCGAATCAAGCGGCTAAGGGAACAGGCTCGTAAGGAAATTTTGAGGGTTGAAGAGGCTGCTCGCTTGAAAGTCGAGAATCCTTTACAAGATCTTCAACAACTCAAGTTGTTGTGCAGTGGTGGCATCAAACAGGATTCTTGTTACAGGGTTTATCGTTGGTTGACACTTGAGAAGTTGGGCATCTATTTGAAGAGGGATGAACTTGAAGATGTTGATGAGGATGAATTTCGCATTGGAGATTGGGAAGAAG ATGGAGAACAGAGTCCACAAACAACTAAATAG